The genomic window CTCCCATGGCACCCGCGGTCGGGCCGTCGCTGGCACCGCAGACCGAGGGCATCGACGCGTCGCTCCTGCCCTACTACGGGCAGACGCTCACCTGGACCGACTGCGGCTCGGCCGGTTTCGATTGCACGACGGTCACCGCGCCCCGCGACTACGCCGATCCGTCGGCCGGCGACCTCACGCTGTCGGTGATCCGGCATCGGGCGACGTCGGGCCAGCCGCTGGGCTCTCTGCTGACGAACCCCGGGGGCCCCGGTGTGAGCGGTGTGTCCACCGTGCGCGACTCCCTGTCGCTCGTGGCCGACGAGACGCTGACGAAGACGTACGACATCATCGGCTTCGACCCTCGCGGGGTGGGCCAGTCGGCACCGGTCACCTGCTACGACGCGGCGGGCATGGATTCGTTCCTCTACGACATCCCCCCGGGTACGCGCGGCAGCGACGAGTGGAACGCCGCGCTCGAGAAGCGCCAGGCCGACTTCGCGCAGGCGTGTCAGGCCAACAGCAACGGCATCCTCCCCTACGTCTCCACCGAGAACGCCGCGCGCGACATGGACCTGCTGCGCGGCGTCCTGGGGGACAAGAAGCTGAACTACCTCGGCTTCTCGTACGGGTCGTTCCTCGGCACGACGTACGCGGGGCTCTTCCCCGATCGTGTCGGGCGAATGGTCCTGGACGGGGGAATCGACCCCAGCCTGCCGAGCAGCGCGAGCGGTATCGCCCAGGCGGTCGGGTTCGAGAACGCCCTGCGCGCTTTCATGGCGGACTGCCTCGAAAGCTCGGACTGTCCGTTCACCGGTTCCGTCGACGACGCGATGAACGATCTCTCGTCGTTGCTGGAACGCGTCGACGCCCGCCCGCTGACGGGCCCCGACGGGAGGCGGCTCGGCGCGGACACCCTCGTGACCTCGATCGTGGCGGCACTGTACAGCGACCAGAACTGGCCCTACCTCCGCATGGCTCTCACCGGGGCGCAGAACGGCGATGCCTCCGTCGCCTTCCAACTCGCGGACTTCTACAACGGTCGTGTCGGCGGTCAGTACCAGGACAACACGATGCAGGCGTTGCGGGCGTACAACTGCGTCGACTATCCCGACGAGGGCGACGAGGACAACCCGCAGATCGAGAAAGAGCTGCAGCAGAAGGCCCCGGTGGTCGCCCCCTACTGGCTGGGCCCCGACGCGTGCGCCGCGTGGCCCGCCCCGCCGACCGGCACGCGCCAGGCGATCACCGCCCCCGGCTCGCCGCCCATCGTGGTACTGGGCACGACGGGAGACCCGGCGACCCCGTACACCGAGGCGCAAGCTCTCGCCGGTCAACTCTCGCAGGGCGTGCTCGTGACCTACGTGGGCGAGGGGCACCTCGCCTACAACAAGGGCAACGACTGCGTGAACTCGGCCGTCGACGACTACCTGGTCGACGGCACCGTACCCGCCGAGGGGCTGCGCTGCGAGTAGCGCCCCTGCCTTGACCGCCCGCGCACCTAGGCTGAAGATGTCATACCCCGAGGAGACCCCCATGACCGCGCCCATCGCCGACCTGGCGACCTACATCGACCACACGCTGCTCAAGCCCGAGGCCACCCGCGCCGACGTCGAGCGCCTCATCGCCGAAGGCGCCGAGCTCGGCACCTACAGCGTGTGCATCTCGCCCTCGTTCCTGCCGGTGCAGCTGCCGGAGGGGCTCAAGCTCGCCGTGGTGTGCGGCTTCCCGAGCGGAAAGCACCACGCCGAGGTCAAGGCCGCCGAGGCCGCTCTGTCGGTCGCGCAGGGTGCCGACGAGATCGACATGGTCATCGATGTGGGCGCCGCGATCGAGGGTCGCTACGACATCGTCGAGTCTGAGATCCGCGCCGTCCGGGCCGCGGCCCCCGCGCCGACCGTCCTCAAGGTCATCATCGAATCCGCCGCGCTGAGCGACGAGGCCATCGTCGCCGTCTGCGAGGCAGCGGTCAACGCGGGCGCCGATTTCGTCAAGACGTCGACCGGTTTCCACCCCGCCGGTGGCGCGAGCGTCCACGCGGTCGAGCTGATGAAGCGCACGGTCGGCGACCGCGCCGAGGTCAAGGCATCCGGGGGAGTGCGCACGCGCGCGGCCGCCGAAGAGATGATCGCCGCGGGCGCCACGCGTCTGGGGTTGTCGTCGAGTCGTGACATCCTCGCCGACGGCACCGCCGCCGGCGACTACTGAGCTCGTACCTGAGCATGCGCTGGAGCATGTAAGATCGATGATCGTGCACGCTCCAGCGCGCACATGCCGCCTTAGCTCAGACGGCAGAGCGATTCACTCGTAATGAATAGGTCAAGGGTTCGATTCCCTTAGGCGGCTCCAAAGGCCCCCACCCGCTTCCACCGGGTGGGGGCCTTTCTTCGTCGGTGGAGCATTTCGCCGCGTCGCGCACGCGCTCGGTCGTACGCTCGCCCCAGGGGCCGGCATCGAACGGGGGGCCATGAACGAACGAACTGCTCTCATCCGTCGCATCCGGGTCTGCCTCGCGATCGTCATCGCGGGACTCGCCGTCAGCGGCCTGACCGCCTTCCCGCTCCGCGAAGAGCTCGCCCTCGGTCGCCAGATCCTGCGCGGGCTCGGGGTCGCGGCCTTCGCTCCGGAGGCGGTCGGCTGGGTGGATCGGGTGGGGGAGGGACTGGATGCCACGGCCGCGGCGTTCCCGTTCATCGCCTACGGCACCGACTGGTTGGCGTTCGCCCATCTGCTGATCGCCGTCGCCTTCATCGGCCCGTGGCGCGATCCGGTTCGCAACGTGTTCGTCCTCCAGTGGGGGCTCGTCGCGTGCGCGGGGATCATTCCGCTGGCGCTCATCGCGGGGCCGATCCGCGGTCTCCCGCTCGGCTGGCAGCTCATCGACATCTCGTTCGGTGTCGTGGCGGCGGTGCCGTTGGTCATCGCGTTGCGCGCTGCCCGACGGCTCGAGGCCCTCGCGACGGTGGCTCGAGAGGTTCGGCCCGACCTCGCCCGATAGGCTGAACCCGCCTCGTTCCGCGTCCGCGTGACGGCTGTCCTCCGCCCGTCGAACCCTGCTGGAGCCCCCGTGTCGAACGCCCTCGATGCCGTCATCGAGATCTTCACGTGGGTGGGTCTGGGTGGCGGTCTTCTGCTCGCCTTCGTCGCGGTCTTCCTGCTTCTGGCCGACGGCACGTGGGTGCCGACTCGCGCCGTGGTCGAGCATGTCGACGGGGGCCGCGTGGTGCGGTGGTTCGACGCCGACGGGGGAGTGAATGAGGCTCCGCTCTCGTCCCACGACGACGCGAAGATCGGGGCGGCCGACATGGCCGACATCTTCTACCGCCGGGGCCGCGTCGATCGCATGCGGCTGACGCGCTCTTCTCCGCTGGTGCGCTTCGTCTCCCTGCTGGCGGCCGGGGTGCTGACTCTGGGTGCGGTGGCGTTCGTCGTGTCGATCGTGGTGCTCTTCGCGCGCGGATGACGGACTGGCGCGAAACACATATTGCTAGATAAGCTAGCTATATGTCCGCTTCGCCTGCTTCCACTCGCCGCTCCTCCCGCGGACGCACCCGCCGATCGACGAACGCCCCGCGCGTCTCGCGGTGGCTGAGGGTCGGCATCCCCAGCCTGCTCGTTCTGCTCTGGGTGGTGGGCGGCTCGATCGGCGGTCCCTTCTTCGGCAAGGTCGACCAGGTCGCGACGAACGATCAGTCCTCTTTCCTGCCGCAGTCGGCCGACGCGACGCGAGTGAGCGAGCGCCTGACCGACTTCACCGGGAGCGACACGATCCCCGCGATCGTCGTCGCCTCGACCGCTGACGGCGCCGCGCTCAGCGACGCACAGGTGACCGCACTGCAGACCCTCGCGACGGACCTCGCCGCCGTCGATGGCGTCTCGGGCGACGCGTCGCCTCCCGTGGTCTCGGAGGACGGTCAGGCCGCGCAGATCTTCGTGCCCATCGACAGCTCCGGTGAGGTGCGCGACGTCGTCGAGCAGGTGCGCGAGAAGGTGTCCGCCGAGGTCCCGGCGGGCGTCGAGGCGTGGGTCACGGGCCCGGCCGGGTTCACCGCCGATCTCGTGAAGGGCTTCCTCGGCATCGACGGCCTTCTGCTGATCGTCGCGCTGGTGGCCGTCTTCGTCATCCTCGTCATCGTGTACCGCTCACCGCTGCTGCCGATCCTGGTGCTGCTGACCTCGGTCTTCGCCCTCTGCGTGGCTCTGCTGACCGTGTGGTGGCTCGCTTTCGCCGGCATCGTGGTCCTCAACGGTCAGGTCCAGGGGATCCTCTTCATCCTCGTCATCGGCGCGGCCACCGACTACGCCCTCCTGTACGTCGCGCGCTTCCGCGAGACCATCGGCGAGGGTCGTCCGCGGTGGGATGCCACGGTCCGGGCGTGGAAGGGAGCGTTCGAGCCCATCCTGGCTTCGGGTGGCACCGTGATCGCCGGGCTTCTCTGCCTGTTGCTGTCCGATCTGGCGACCAACCGTGCCCTCGGCCCCATCGCGTCCATCGGGATCGCCTTCGCCGTTCTGTCGGCGCTGACCTTCCTCCCCGCTCTCCTGGCGTTGGTCGGCCGGGCGGCGTTCTGGCCGTTCCTGCCGAAGCCCGGTCAGTCGGCCCTGCCGGCCGACTTCACGCAGCCCACGAAGGGGTTCTGGCCGCGCCAGGCGCGCTTCGTCGCCCGCCGGGCCCGGCCGGTCTGGATCGTGTGCACGCTCGTCCTCCTCGCCGCGTGCGTCGGTGTCACCCAGCTGCGCGCCGACGGCGTGCCCGCTAGCGACCTCGTGCTGGGGGCGTCCGAGGCGCGCGAAGGTCAGGCCGCCCTCGCCGAGCACTTCCCGGGCGGCTCGGGCAGCCCGGCGTACGTTCTGGTCCCCGAACAGGACGCCGCTCGGGCGGCGACCGTCCTCCAGAGCGCGTCGGGAGTCGACGCGGTCGCGGTGCTCAGCGCCGACGCCCCCGGTGGGCAGTCGCCGGTGAGCGTATCCGACGGCGCTCTCCAGACGACGGCGTTCGGCGCGCCCGGGACGCCCGCGCCCGCCCCGACCGTCGCGGACGGCGACGTCCTGCTGGCCGCGACCCTGGCGGATACGGCCGATTCGCCGGCGGCGGACGAGACCGTCCGTCAGCTCCGCGCCGACCTCACCACCGAGCTCGGCGAGGGCACCGCCCTGGTGGGCGGTGTCACCGCCACCGACATCGACTCGATCGACACCTCGATTCGTGATCGGACGCTCATCATCCCGATCGTGCTCGCCGTCATCCTGCTGATCCTCATGGCACTGCTGCGCTCGATCGTGGCCCCCCTCATCCTCATCGGGACCGTCATCGTGTCGTTCGGTGCGGCGCTGGGCGTCAGTGCCCTGGTGTTCGACGGCATCCTGGGCTTCCCGGGCGCGGATCCGGCGGTGCCGTTGTACGGCTTCGTCTTCCTCGTCGCACTGGGTGTGGATTACAACATCTTCCTGATGTCGAGGGTGCGGGAGGAGTCTCTCGCGCACGGCACGCGTGCGGGGATCCTGCGTGGCCTCGTCGCCACGGGCGGAGTGATCACCTCGGCGGGGCTCGTGCTGGCGGCGACGTTCGCGGCTCTCGGGGTCATCCCGATCCTCTTCCTCGCGCAGATCGCCTTCATCGTGGCCTTCGGTGTGCTGCTCGACACGTTCGTGGTGCGCTCGTTGCTGGTGCCCGCCCTGGCGTACGACTTCGGCCGGCGCATCTGGTGGCCCTCCAAGCTGGGGCGGACGGATGCCGCGGAGCGTAGGCTCGACGCATGACGCGCGCCCTGTTCATCGTCGATGTCCAGAACGACTTCACCGAGCACGGCGCCTTGGGCGTCGAGGGCGGTGACGCGGTCGCCGAGCGCATCTCGGGGTACCTCGCCGCGCACGCCGATGAGTACGCGCTCATCGTCGCGTCGCGGGACTGGCATCACGGCGACGACGACAACGGCGGCCACTTCTCGGACAGTCCCGACTTCGTCGACACGTGGCCGGTGCACTGCGTGGGCGGCACGTTCGGTGCCGAGTACGACGAGGTCTTCGACACCTCGCGGGTGACGCACCATCTCAAGAAGGGGCAGGGCAAGCCCGCCTACTCGCTGTTCGAGGGCGTCACCGACGCGGGCGAGACCGCGGCGCAGTTGCTCGAGGTCCATGGCATCCGGGACATCGACGTGGTGGGCATCGCGACCGATTACTGCGTGCGTGCGTCCGCCCTCGATGCGATCGGCGCGGGGCGCCGCGTGCGCGTCCTCACCGATCTGGTCGCGGGTGTGCATCCCGACTCCAGCGCGGCGGCCCTGGCCGAGATCGAGGCTGCGGGCGCGGACCTCTCGATCTCGGGCTCCTGAGGCGAGGCCGGGTTCAGTCGACCCGAACGGGGTCCACCTCGTCGTCGGCGCGGGGGATCGTGAGGGAGACGCTCGTCCCCTCACCCGGTGCGCTCGTGATGCGTACTGTTCCGCCGTGTGCGCCCACGATGCGCTGCACGCTCGCGAGCCCGATCCCGCGTCCCCCGTCGCCGGCATCCGCGAGCCGACCTCGGTTGCCTTCCTGCGTGATCGAGGCCAGATCGTCGGGATGGATGCCGCGACCTCGATCACGCACGCGCGCCACGGCCCCCTCGTCGGTTTCGAAGACGTCGACCTCGATGAGGTCGTCCGAGTACTTCGCGGCGTTCTCGAGCACGTTGGCGATCGCGCGTCGGAGTCCGAGCACATCGCCCCAGACCGGAACGGCATTCATCTGGCCGAACACGACGCGGCCGGGCGCATCGCCCGGCAGGACGAGTGAGACGGCTCCGCGGGCGATGAGGTCGAGGCTCGCGCGCCGCCGTCCCCGCTCGGCGGCGGTGTTGACGTCGGCCATGAGGGCCTGGGCCATGGCGACGATGTGGTCGCTCGCCTCGCCGGCGAGGCGCAGGAGGCGGTGGTCGGGGGGCAGCTCCTCGCCGATCAGGTCGAGGTAGCCGCGTAGAGCCGTGACCGGCGAGAGCAGGTCGTGTGCGAAGGTGCGCTGCAGTGCCTCACGCTCGTCGGCGTCCCGCTTCTCCGTCGTCAGATCGCGCACGATCTTGACGAAGCCGAGAACCTGGCCCTGGTCGGTGCGGATGGCCGAGATCGTCACGCGCGCCCAGAACTCCGAACCGTCGCTGCGCACGCGCCAGCCGGTGTCTTCGACGTGGCCGTCGCGCTGGGCGGCCGCGAGGAGTTGGTCGGGCTTGCCGCGCCGCCGGTCCTCTTCGCGGTAGAAGCGCGAGAAGTGCGAGCCGAGGATCTCGTCCTCGCTGTACCCCTTGATGCGTTCCGCTCCGAGGTTCCACCCGCGGACGAACCCGCCGCTGTCGAGCTTGACGATCGCGAAGAGGTCGACCTGCTCGTCCCAGTCGCGCGGGATGGAGCGTCGGATGCTCGTCAACGGATGGTCGGGGTCGTTGCCCGGGAGGACGAGAGACACCGGAGGCTCATCGGGGACCATGATCATGCGGTCGCACCGGCACGGGTCGCAATGCTTGCTGAAGGCATAAGGCGATCATGCCCCCCATGACGCGCCCGGGAACAGCGATTGACATTGCCCTGCGGGGCTTACGACGAGACGGTGACCAGCGTCCGCTGCCACCCGCTCGAGCCGTTCGGGGCGATCGGAGCCGCATCCTGGATCTGCAGGTTGCCCTGCTTGTCGGTCGCGCGGACCGCGATGTAGTGCGTCCCGGCCTCGGCGGTCCAGTCGAACTTCCACTGCACCCACGACTGGTCGTTGATGGGGGTGGAGAGCTGCGTCTCCTGCCATTCACCGTTGTCGATGCTGACTTCGACCTTCTGCACGCCGACGGGCTGGGCCCACGCCATGCCGGCGACGACCACGGCGCCCGCGGCGACGGGCGAGCCGATCTTGGGCGTGTCCACGCGCGACGACATCTTGATCGGCGCTTCGGCCGAGTATCCGCGCGGGGTCCAGTACGCCTCGTCCTTGTCGAATCGCGTGACGGTCAGCTTGGTGACCCACTTCGTGGCCGAGACGTAGCCGTAGAGCCCCGGGACGACCATGCGCACGGGGAATCCGTGCTCGAAGGGCAACGGTTCGCCGTTCATCTTGACCGCGAAGATCGCGTCGAGGTTGTCGTCGGTGAGCGACGAGAGGGGAGTGGATGCCGTATACCCGTCGACGCTCTCCGAGAGCACCATGTCGGCATCTTCCTGCACGCCGGCCATGCGCAGCACGTCGCGGATGGGGACGCCGGTCCAGATGGCGTTGCCGACCAGGCCGCCGCCGACCTCGTTGGAGACGCAGGTGAGGGTCACACCGTATTCGTCGAGGCCCATGTTGACGAGGTCGTCGAAGCTCAGCTCCACGGGGTTGTCGACCATGCCCTCGATGGAAAGGCGCCAGGTGGTGGGGTCGACGTTGGGGACGGTCAGTGCGGTGTCGACGCGGTAGAAGTCGCCGTTGGGGGTGACGATCGGGGTGAGGCCGTCGATCTGCCAGTTCGCGCCCTCGGGAACGGTCACGGTGGAGCGTGCGGCCGGGATCCTCAGCGCATCGCGTGCGGCGGCGACCGACGAGGTTGCGGCGTTCAAGACGCGAGCACCGACACCCACGACGACGGCGCCGACCGCGGTGAGGCCGGTGAACAGCAGGAAGTGGCGTCGATCGGTACCGGCGGCCTGGGCGTTCTGCGCGACGGCGGCCGAGACCCAGCGTCGCAGACGCACGATCGCCAGCAGCAGCACGAGGATTCCCGCGACCGTGCCGACGACGGGGGGCAGCCACGCGAGAGCGCCGGCCCCGGCGCGCGTGATGATCGCCGCCGTGGCGAGGATTCCGCCGATTCCGAGGAGGACGACGCCGACGAAGCGGAAGCGGTACTCGAGCACGCCCGCGACGGCGGCGGCGACGGCAGCGCCGAGGCCCACGCCCGCGAGCAGGGCGATCTTGTCGCTCTCGCCGAACAGCGTGATCGCGAGCTCTTTCAGGGGGCGCGGGACGATGTCGACGATGAATGAGCCGACGGCGAGGATGGGGCTCGCCGATCGAGCGACGAGCGCCGCGAGTGCCTCCGCGACGGCCAGCAGGGCGGCGGCCGAGACGATGCCGGCCAGGGCTGCCCAGATCCAGGCGTGCGGTCGGCGGGCCGTGGTGGCCTCGTCGGTACGGGCCGCGGTGTCGGTCGTCATGGCATCCCTCATCTCCGCTCTTCGCGCGTGCGCGATGAGCCTCTCCGTCTCTTCGGAGCGGAGGGCGAAACGGATGCCGTCAGCGCGGGGTGCTCTGCCCGCTCGGCGTCGCGGATGACAGGGCGAAGACGGCGACCCCGGTGACGATGAGGGCCAGTGCGACCCCGAGGCCGAGACCGAGCGTCTCTCCCAGGAGAGGGACGGCGACGACGGCGGTGAGGACCGGGCTGAGGGCCCCGGCGGCGGCGGGCAGACTGCTGCCGAGGTTCTTGACCGCGACGACGTAGCACGCGGTCGAGAGCAGGCCCGTCCCGACGCCCTGCACGAGGGCATAGCTTCCCACCGTGCCCAGGTCGGCGGTGCCGGCGAGCAACGCGGACGGGAGCACTCCCGTGACCGCGAGCAGAAGAGCGGATGCCACGGACGCGATCGAGACGATCACGATCACGCCGACGGGATCGAGGCGCGTGCGGGCGACACCGAGGGTGTACGCGGCCCAGACGAGGCCTGCCGCCAGCAGGACGGCGATGCCGCCGGGCCCGGTCGGTCCGCCGGTGAACAGGGCGCTGGCCGCCACCCCCGCCACGATCGCGGCGAGGGCGAGCACGCGCCGGCGCGACACCGTCCGGCGGACGCACAAGAACAGCAGGAGGGTGACGAACAGGGGGACGGTTCCCGGCACGAGCAACCCGGTGAGAGCCGCGGAGGTGAGGTGCGCGCCCCAGGCGAACAACAGGAAGTGCGGCAGCCCCGCCAGCAGCACGAGAGCCAGAACCGTCGGGCGCTCGGTACGGAGGGTGCGCAGCGTGCGGGGGATCCACGGGCTCAGGACCACCGCGGGCACAGCGAAGCGCACGATCGCGGCATCCGCCATGGTGAGTCCGGCCCCCTCGAGGGCACGAGTGGAGAGGGCGAACGACGACCACAGCATGACGACGGCGGTCAGGGCGGCGACGCCGACCAGGGTGCGACGGGGGACGGCGCGAGGCAGGGAGAGAGCGAACGTCGTCACCCTGCGAGCGTAGGAAGGACGGCGCCGCAGGCGATTGCTATGATTGCTCGATAGGACGCGCTTTTGGCAGAATCTGCTACATGGTGGACCTCGACCGCATCGACCGTCTCATCTTGCGCGAATTGCAGCAGGACGGACGCCTCTCGAACCAGGAACTCGCCGATCGCGTGGGCCTCTCGCCGTCGCCGTGTCTGCGGCGGGTGCGCCACCTCGAGCAGGCCGGGGTCATCGAGGGCTACCGTGCCGTCGTCTCGGCGAAAGCCGTCGATCTCACCATCACCGCGTTCGTCCGGTTGCGGCTGGCCTCGCACGAGGGAAGCACCGTGGACGCCGTCGAAGAGCGCTTGCGCGCCATCCCGCACATTGTCGAGGCGCACCTGCTCGCCGGCGACTGGGACTACCTCGTGCGGATCGTCACGCCGAGCTTCGAGGAGTACGAAGGACTCCTGCGCGAGCACCTGCGAGCGATTCCCTCGCTGTCGTCGATCGACACGACCTTCGCGTTCGGGGTCACCAAGCCCGTCTCGCCCCTGCCCCTGGGGACGGAGCCGGGGCACATGTGAGGCCCGGGTCGACGATCGCGACCCGGGCCCGGGATCCCTCAGCGCGGCGAGCGCTGCGTGAGGACTTTCGCCTGCACCTTGCGGCGGATCTTCTGCACCTTCGGGTCCTTCCAGACCCGGTAGGCGACCGTTCCGGCGGCGGCCGCGCGGCCGATCGCCGTCCGGGCGAGCACCGCTCCCGCGAGTGCGACCGCTCCGGTTCCGATCCAACGTGCGACACCCATAGCGCCTCCTCGATTCCCGTGTGGAATCTCACCTCACACGATCGGAGGGCGGATGCCGCGCCGCTTGCGCCGACGCCCGCGATGTGCGTCGGTCAGCGCAGCGACCCGCCCGAGGGGGCGGCGAACGGCTCGAGCGCGGCGATCACGTCGTCGCTCAGCGTGGCCTTGCTCGCCTCGACCGCGTCGTCGATCTGGCTCGGGCGCGAGGCGCCGATGATCGCGGTCGTGACGACCGGGTCGCGCAGCACCCAGGCCACGGCCAGCTGCGGGATCGAGAGTCCGGCTTCACGAGCGACCCCGTCGATACCGCGGATGCGCTCGAGGTAGTCGTCGGTGAGCGCCGATTCGTCGAGGAAGCGGCTGTCGGCCGCGCGCGAGTCGGCGGGCACCGTGCCGTCGAGGTACTTGGCGGTCAGCAGCCCCTGCGAGAGCGGCGAGAAGACCGCGCTTCCGACCGAGAGCTCGCGCAGCGTCGGGAACAGCTCCGACTCGGGCGTGCGGTCGAACAGTGAATAGCGCGGCTGGTGGATGAACAGGCGGATGCCCTCGGCGGCGAGCAGCTCGTGCGCGCGGCGGGTGAGCTCGGCCGGGTAGTTCGAGATGCCCACGTACAGCGCCTTGCCGCTGCGCACGATGTCGGCGAGCGCGGTGACCGTCTCTTCGATCGGCGTCTCGGGGTCGACCCGGTGCGAATAGAACACGTCGACGTAGTCGGTGCGCATGCGGGTGAGGCTCTGCTCGAGAGAGCGAACGAGGTACTTGCGCGACCCGCCGTCGCCGTAGGGACCCGGCCACATGTCGTAGCCGGCCTTGGTCGACAGGAACAGTTCGTCGCGGTACGCGCGCAGATCGCTGTCGAGGACCGTGCCGAACGTCGTCTCGGCGGCACCGTAGGGCGGGCCGTAGTTGTTGGCCAGGTCGATGTGCACCACGCCCCGGTCGACGGCGTGACGCAGGATCTCGCGCTGCGAATCGAGGGTCCTTCCACTGCCGAAGTTCTGCCACAGCCCGAGTGAGATGCGGGGGAGAGGGATGCCGCTCGCCCCGGCGCGCAGGAACGGCACGTCGTCGTAGCGGGTGGAGGACGGCGTGAACGCGGACGTCAGGCGGGGGTCATCGGCGGCGATGGGCATGGTTCTCCTCGGCGGTGAAGGGGGACACCGTCGACTCTGCCACGGATCGCAGCGGAGCTCAGGCGGGAACGCGCGAGAGCTCTTCGCGCAGGATGCCGGCGCCCGCCGACAGCGCGCTCAGCTTCTCGAACGCCACCTGGCGTGGCAGAGGGGCCATTCCGCAGTTCGAGCTGGCGATGAGCTTGTCGGCATCCACGAACTGCAGAGCCCGCCGCAGGGTGTCGGCCACCTCTTCGGGAGTCTCCACCTCGTGACTGGCGACGTCGATCGCGCCGAGCATGACGTTCTTGCCGCGGATGAGCTCGATGAGGTCGATGGGCACGTGCGAATTGTGGCTCTCGAGCGACACCGTGTCGATGCTCGAGCGCTGCAGCAGGGGGAACGACTCCTCGTACTGACGCCACTCGGCGCCCAGGGTGGCCTTCCAATCGGTGTTCGCCTTGATGCCGTAGCCGTAGCAGATGTGGACGACGGTCTCAGCGCGCAGCCCCTCTGCGGCACGCTCGAGGGTCGCGACGCCCCAGTCCTTCATCTCGTCGAAGAAGACGTTGAACGCGGGCTCGTCGAACTGGATGATGTCGACCCCTGCCGCTTCGAGCTCGCGAGCCTCCTGGTTGAGGATGGTCGCGAACTCCCACGCCAGCTTCTCGCGGCTGCGGTAGTGGTGATCGGCGAGCGTGTCGATCATCGTCATCGGTCCGGGCAGGGCCCATTTGATCGGACGATCCGTCTGCCGGCGGAGGAACGCGGCATCCTGGACGAAAACCGGCTGGCGACGGCTCACCGCACCCACCACGGTCGGAACGCTCGCGTCGTAGCGGTCACGGATGCGGACGGTCTCGCGATTCTCGAAGTCGACACCCTCCAGGTGCTCGATGAAGGTCGTCACGAAGTGCTGGCGGGTCTGTTCGCCGTCGCTGACGATGTCGAGGCCCCGGCGTTCCTGCTCCGTGGCGGCGCTGCGCAGGGCGTCCTGCTTGCCTTCGACGAGCGTGTCGCCCTCGAGCTCCCAGGGCGACCAGAGCACCTCGGGCTTGGCGAGCCATGCGGGCTTGGGAAGGCTTCCGACGATCGAGGTGGGGAGGAGGGTGTTCACGGGGCGGGTCTCCGGGGAGATCATCGGGTCGGGAGGGCGTCGGCGACGAGCCACGCGTCGAGCACGGCGCGGTGGGGCTTGACGAAGTGCTCCTCGGTGTAGCGACCCTGGGTGATGCCGAGGCGGCTGCGCTCTTCGCGGTCGTACGCGATGTTCGTGCGGGTGAAGTCATCGTGCGCGAGGGTGGGACGGTAGACCTCGCCGGCCGGCTCGTGGGCGTTGTAGATCTCGGGACGGTAGATCTTCTGGAAGGTCTCCATCGTGGCCACCGTGCCGGCCAGCTGGAGATCGGTGTAATCGGCCAGAAGATCGCCGTGGAAGTAGAACGCCAGCGGTGCGACACTGCCCTGCGGCATGAAGTACCGCACCTGCAAGCCCATCTTGCCGAAGTACTCGTCGGTGAGGCTGAAGCTGTCCTGCTCGTACTCGAAACCGAGCACGGGGTGCTCGACACCGGTGCGGTGGTACGCGCGGCTCGTCGAGACGCTGATGCACACGACCGGGG from Microbacterium testaceum includes these protein-coding regions:
- a CDS encoding alpha/beta hydrolase, which encodes MSVRRRLAAVIAGVAGLALALSGCLYAQIPPMAPAVGPSLAPQTEGIDASLLPYYGQTLTWTDCGSAGFDCTTVTAPRDYADPSAGDLTLSVIRHRATSGQPLGSLLTNPGGPGVSGVSTVRDSLSLVADETLTKTYDIIGFDPRGVGQSAPVTCYDAAGMDSFLYDIPPGTRGSDEWNAALEKRQADFAQACQANSNGILPYVSTENAARDMDLLRGVLGDKKLNYLGFSYGSFLGTTYAGLFPDRVGRMVLDGGIDPSLPSSASGIAQAVGFENALRAFMADCLESSDCPFTGSVDDAMNDLSSLLERVDARPLTGPDGRRLGADTLVTSIVAALYSDQNWPYLRMALTGAQNGDASVAFQLADFYNGRVGGQYQDNTMQALRAYNCVDYPDEGDEDNPQIEKELQQKAPVVAPYWLGPDACAAWPAPPTGTRQAITAPGSPPIVVLGTTGDPATPYTEAQALAGQLSQGVLVTYVGEGHLAYNKGNDCVNSAVDDYLVDGTVPAEGLRCE
- the deoC gene encoding deoxyribose-phosphate aldolase, whose amino-acid sequence is MSYPEETPMTAPIADLATYIDHTLLKPEATRADVERLIAEGAELGTYSVCISPSFLPVQLPEGLKLAVVCGFPSGKHHAEVKAAEAALSVAQGADEIDMVIDVGAAIEGRYDIVESEIRAVRAAAPAPTVLKVIIESAALSDEAIVAVCEAAVNAGADFVKTSTGFHPAGGASVHAVELMKRTVGDRAEVKASGGVRTRAAAEEMIAAGATRLGLSSSRDILADGTAAGDY
- a CDS encoding MMPL family transporter, which translates into the protein MSASPASTRRSSRGRTRRSTNAPRVSRWLRVGIPSLLVLLWVVGGSIGGPFFGKVDQVATNDQSSFLPQSADATRVSERLTDFTGSDTIPAIVVASTADGAALSDAQVTALQTLATDLAAVDGVSGDASPPVVSEDGQAAQIFVPIDSSGEVRDVVEQVREKVSAEVPAGVEAWVTGPAGFTADLVKGFLGIDGLLLIVALVAVFVILVIVYRSPLLPILVLLTSVFALCVALLTVWWLAFAGIVVLNGQVQGILFILVIGAATDYALLYVARFRETIGEGRPRWDATVRAWKGAFEPILASGGTVIAGLLCLLLSDLATNRALGPIASIGIAFAVLSALTFLPALLALVGRAAFWPFLPKPGQSALPADFTQPTKGFWPRQARFVARRARPVWIVCTLVLLAACVGVTQLRADGVPASDLVLGASEAREGQAALAEHFPGGSGSPAYVLVPEQDAARAATVLQSASGVDAVAVLSADAPGGQSPVSVSDGALQTTAFGAPGTPAPAPTVADGDVLLAATLADTADSPAADETVRQLRADLTTELGEGTALVGGVTATDIDSIDTSIRDRTLIIPIVLAVILLILMALLRSIVAPLILIGTVIVSFGAALGVSALVFDGILGFPGADPAVPLYGFVFLVALGVDYNIFLMSRVREESLAHGTRAGILRGLVATGGVITSAGLVLAATFAALGVIPILFLAQIAFIVAFGVLLDTFVVRSLLVPALAYDFGRRIWWPSKLGRTDAAERRLDA
- a CDS encoding isochorismatase family protein, producing the protein MTRALFIVDVQNDFTEHGALGVEGGDAVAERISGYLAAHADEYALIVASRDWHHGDDDNGGHFSDSPDFVDTWPVHCVGGTFGAEYDEVFDTSRVTHHLKKGQGKPAYSLFEGVTDAGETAAQLLEVHGIRDIDVVGIATDYCVRASALDAIGAGRRVRVLTDLVAGVHPDSSAAALAEIEAAGADLSISGS
- a CDS encoding PAS domain-containing sensor histidine kinase, with protein sequence MSLVLPGNDPDHPLTSIRRSIPRDWDEQVDLFAIVKLDSGGFVRGWNLGAERIKGYSEDEILGSHFSRFYREEDRRRGKPDQLLAAAQRDGHVEDTGWRVRSDGSEFWARVTISAIRTDQGQVLGFVKIVRDLTTEKRDADEREALQRTFAHDLLSPVTALRGYLDLIGEELPPDHRLLRLAGEASDHIVAMAQALMADVNTAAERGRRRASLDLIARGAVSLVLPGDAPGRVVFGQMNAVPVWGDVLGLRRAIANVLENAAKYSDDLIEVDVFETDEGAVARVRDRGRGIHPDDLASITQEGNRGRLADAGDGGRGIGLASVQRIVGAHGGTVRITSAPGEGTSVSLTIPRADDEVDPVRVD